A stretch of DNA from Tachyglossus aculeatus isolate mTacAcu1 chromosome 5, mTacAcu1.pri, whole genome shotgun sequence:
atccacagCAAAGCCAatccagggagggaggagggggaggcagggtgcCACGGGCCGCAAAGGGATTTCCCCTAAATGGGGGGGGGCGGCAGTGAAGAGGGTGACGGAAGAAGGAGCAGAAACAGACTTGTGTGTGTGAAGGCCCCACTTCGGTGCAGTAAAACATCAGTCTTTAAAATGACTACTTAcaataggaggaggagcagagaaggtgAGACAAGGATTAGAGAGAGGTGAGGTAATGGAACTAAAGTGGTAAAGATCAGGAGCGGACCCGCTGTGATGGAGGAAAACAACTGATAGGAAGGGGTCAACCAGGGGGAGGCAAACAGGCTAGGAACGTCCGCACGTTTGACCTGTTTTGACCTGTTTGACCTTTGACCTGTTCACGTTGTGCAGGTCAAAAAAGTACAAACAGTCTGCCAGCATAGCAGCATCCCACCCCGAGGAGGCAGACTGTCATCCGGAAGACCCCCCTTAACAGGGTGGCTGTAACATTAAGCTACAAATTCAAGCAGCAAACATTCCCCTTTGGATgaaggggtagggggagagaggtAAATTTCTTGGGGCACGAGCTGGTCATTGAGAACTTGAATCGTGAACAACGGGATCTCTAAAAGAAAACCTAACGGCCTTCTCCAAGCAAGGAGGGCCTGGCCGGGTATCTCCAATGGCGGAACTGAACCAAGTGAGCTCCAACATCCCTCAAACCCTGAGCCGAGACATCAGCAAGCCACATACCAGACATTAAgtaacttcttccctccctccatccctctccccatacTCCTGGATTTAGATGACTCTGAATAATCATGCATGTCTTGCAAGGAGGAGAAAGTCTGACAGAGGTATGCCCCCCATCCTACCAGAGAAATCTCTCGTTTACCTTGTgccggggcaggagggggaagcaaagggagcaagaagggaaaggaggagatcgAGATTTAAGTACGGCTCTCCTCCCTCAATCCTTTCAGGAGGAAGCTACACCAGGGCTGGAGCTAGCAGAGCAAATGCACTCTGCCCGGCTTGAATCTTTAACttgggttgtgggggagggaggcaggagaacGATGCCCAGGGATGCCATACTGCCCAAAAcagctggggggaaaaaaaacccacccccagGAGTTCTTTGCTTAATTTCAAGTACAAATTGAGATTTTTTTGGCTCTGGAGACTATCGGTTGCAGCAGAGGGGAGAAAAATCAGGGTCAAGAGAAGAATGGAGCCTGCAGGTCTGCAGGCAAGTCATGTACAGTATTTTCCTAGCTCCCAGTGGTAGATGTGTGGCTTTGGGGTAGGGACCCCACAGCTACCTCCCACTTGCCGCCACTCATCATCACTGTGCCTGGAGGGCCCAGCACTGGAACATTTCCTCCTCTAAAGGGCCAAAATGGCACCGGCCACAGGCATTCCTGGTGCTCAACCACCTTTCCTCTCAGAGCACGACTTGAGGGATTGTGGGGCctctgggaggaaagggaggggcaagcccccacccccaccatctagAATGGGTGCTGCTCTCAAACTGGTTCTTCTGGAGCCAAGATCACAGGAACCACTTCTGCCCAGTCTAATCTTTCAGGGTAAAAGCCCACACGAGCCCAGAGGCCATTTGCTCCGGTTACCCCATTCTTTTCTCAGCCACCCGGTGTTTGAGCTGTTCCCAAAGACAGCTGGCTTTGGGGCCCTGCAATGGGCCCAATGATCAAATGGGTTAGGAGCTTCTCTGGGGGCCTGGGGTAGTAGTCTGACCTCCTTACTGTACTCTTCCTCAACAATGTGGGGCCTCTGGGGGAAAGTCAATAGCCAGTGCCCACTCTACTAGGGAGAATCAAATGGGTTTtgccaagagaagcaggagaCCAACTGCTCATTGTGGTGCTTTCAGTTAAAGATCCGGAGGGCATGAACACAAGCAGGCAGGATGAGGCCCACAGCCCCCTAGGCTATGCTCCCGGACTGCCGGCAGAATGTGTCCAGGGCCTGGCCCTGCCTTTGAAGCTCCACTCCCATTTTGCCTGCTAGAGGTGGCAACCTTTGGAGGATGGAGCTGGGACATAATGGGGAAATTTGAACTGTGGCCTTCTGGCCCCAAGTCTGAATAGATCTGGCAAGAGAATACCCAGGTAGCAGGGAGCAACAAGAGCTTAGTGGTCTGCTGGAGCAAAGGGATTGGGACATGGGTAGAAATCAGAGATCGGGCCTCCTCCCCTGCACCTCTCCCCCCAAACCGGCCACTCCAAATGTCTCCTTTTGTTCGTGCTGTAGCCTTGAGTGGGCTACACTGCCTGGCTCACTGGTGGGTTCTGGGGTAACTCTTACCGTCTGGCACCTCGTCGGGCCTCTTCCTCTTCTCGTACACCACGATGATCACCACCAGGATGATGATCTCGGCCAGGATCCCCAGGAAGGGCCAGAGAGGGGCCAGGTGGCTGCGCACCCGCAGGATGGTGGTGATGGAGGCGGAGCCGATGGCGTTGGTAGCGTTGCACTCATACTCGCCCGGGTCCTCTGTGATCCTGAGGTTGGTGATACTCAACTCCGTATAGTTGTCCTTGTTGGTGATGAAGAAGCGACCGGAGGTGTTGGTGATCTCCTGCTTGTGGCCCGGgcaggaggggagcagagggaaggcagaaaggaaggcTCGACTCAGGTAGGGCAATACGCGGGCCCTGTCCAGTTCACCCTGGTCCCACGTTCCAGCAGAGTAGgggaatcccccccaccccgctcctgaGCTGGTCCCGAGCATCCCCCACAACACCATTCCTGACCTGGTCACCAGGGCCCTCGAGTCTAGACATTCCATACCTCCTCAGCCCCTTCCTGGGATGAGTCTCACAACCTGCTGGGGCTACCCCAGGGATTGGAGTCAGGGCTGGAAACCAGGAACCCTGATCCCGGCGGCTTCTTAGAACTGCCGGTCCCTACCTGATCCAACTGGACCAAATTCGAGCTCCTAAATCTCAAATGAAACCATCTCTCTAGGTGGCAGGCAGAGAGGCCGCACAACCAAGCCCAAGGGAATCCCCTGACTCACTCAGACCCCAAAGCTTGTTCACATGTATCCTAAGCATCTCAGAGGAGGCCCcctccaacccagcctgaaccTCACTCACTAGCTCAGGGAAGGGGTTTCTATACAAGCCTTCCTCCTGCAAACAGATCCTCTCCCAACCAAATTTCAGGGTGAGAGGGCATCCCTGCTGAACCACCATCTCCAGAGGATCTGAGCAGCGGGATCCTGACCCTAAACATTCCTGTCTTATGGCAATTTAGCTGACAAACAAAAGACACGGGTGCTCTCAAAGTTCATGGGATCGAGCCACTGCTGCCAAAAGGCTaacatttttatgtctgcctcctccacagagtgtaagttccttgtggacagggaaggtgtcactTGGTTagtctggacttcccaagtacagagCACCACAGcaactgggtgctcaataaatgttcccACGTGCACAGTCCTTCAAATGAGCTAATCATAAATAAGTGGTCACAAGCGggtccctcttctctctcaaaGGCACACCAGCCGAAGTCCTGGCGGCAGTCTAAACTGTACAATGTCCTTCCCTCCAGCCCATGATGGCACACCTACTGACCCTCTGATAATTAGGATGCTGGCAGGATGTCTTCCAAGCTCTGAGGGAGGTCTTGGGACAGTCAGTTTCTATTCTGGTGGGGGGAACAAGAGGACTGGTGGGGACAGATAACCAGACTGAACCCAGCCGAgatgcggcttgcccaaggtcagagaatgAGTCCAAGGAGAGTAAGATTAAAGCTCAAAGGAATTGAGTACTAGGAGAGAAAAATAACAATTTCCCCCCTGCAACCTTGTACACATCTGTCCCCAGAGGTCCACATCCACCTTTATCCCCAGGACTCCTCAGGCTTGCCATCTTAGGCCAGCTTGGCTTCGCTCTCTGGGGGCTCCTACAATCCCTTGTACAAACCAAGATTCTCAGGAAGCAATTCCCTGCTCCCTGAAGTCCAAGAGAAGGGGTCTGCTCTAACTGCCCAGGTAATTTGGTGTCCCAGAGACTCCACTCGTATTGGAAATCTGGAAGATTCCAAACTCAGAACATAACCAAACCAGGATCATTGCCAATCAAGAAGTGAGACTGGTCCAAGAAAGAAAACAGGACACTTTTCTACACCGCGAACTCCTGGACACCTTCAAATGGACCAAAAGAACTTGTAAAGTCCTGGGGGCGTAAGGGCATGAGGGGTTGTGCATGCTTCAATATGGGGGTGAAGGGGGAACAGACATGGGTGGGTCTGAAAGGGATATGTTCAGTTGGGCGTGGACCCCCGATATTTGATTCCCCTGACCAGCTAGTCTGATGGCAGGAAAGGTGGCTGTCCTGGCTGGGGGTTTCAGACCTCCCCGGAACAATCTGGCGCTTCATGCCACAGGCCAGGcaaggagagtggaggtctgccaCTCACCATAAACACTCCATTCTCTTTCTTGCGCCATATCCAATCTGGATGTGGGTAGCCAACCGACTTGCAGTACATGACAGCCTCCTGCCCTTCGTTCTTGTTCTCGCTCCGTTTGTGTCCAGTGATGTCAGGAGATGCTAGAAGACAAACAGTCGATGTGTTAGTGGCCATTACTCAGGGCCTGGCTCAGACAGGGAGCAGTGCGTGACTGTGGAAGACCTCGGTCAACAGAGAATTGAAGCTGGTTAAAACAATCAGCTGGCCAGGCTGCAAGATCTCCGGAGTCCAGACAAAGGTATCCCAGAAGTTTGACAAATGCcctgttcccctcctccaggatccCCTTTCTGAACAGCCACCCCACTGACCCTTAATCTTCACTCCTGAAGTTGCACATTTGTTTAGGAAAAGCTGTTCAGAGAAGACACCTGCCAGTCAAGTTCCAAAAGACCAATGTCACTCACACaacccaccctccatccccctacccctccaccccccaggacGGGCAACACACTAAAGGCCCCAGAATTTTCTGGAACTAATCTGACCCTCCCACTTCTACGCCCACCACCCAggcatggggaagaggagaggaaaggaagcatGCCAAAGCCCAGGAGCTTAACCTCGAACAAGGAGCCTTGTTCAGCTACCACCAGCCAACTGGGGCCCTCACCACAAAAGCCAGGGCTGGTGCAGTGACACGATCCATAAATAGCCAAGGGACCCCTCGTGCTGCCAGCTGTCACGTCGGACTGATGCCATAGGAGGCAGCCTGGGAGATTACAGAGGATCAGTGGGATCGGGGGAGTCGAGGCTTGGTTTAGCAGACGGCTGGCACTCTCAAAACTTCATTTGCATTCTGAGCTGCCGGAGGAGTTCCCATGTGACCCTGAATgtgagggttgcacctggagctGGTGTTGCCTGGTTCAGGGCCCAGGGGGTCCAGGAGACCGTGGCTTCCTCTGTCTGTTGTCAGTCCCTGGTGAAGACCAAGGGAGTCCAAacccagcacttactctgttggaCCTTACTGTCTAAAGGCAGCTCTCTCCCTGGACTTCCTTCAAGGTAAGGCCAAGAGACTGCCCTGTGAGGCACAACTTAGGCAGGCTGGCCCAAGCTTTAGCGAACAAGAGAGAAAGCAATTTGGGTACTGACATTCACCAAGGGTCCATGATAAGCATTTAGCATTTAACAGGTCAGCTCTTGCCAAATGAACAAACGACTTCCTGAACCTGAGGCAATAGTGGAACCTCATTAAGCCTTTCAACCACTGGGCCACTGTAAATTAGCCCAGGCCAACGAGCCCATGGCAGAAGAAAAAAATCATGCCAACAAGAAGACTTTTCACTACAGTGGTTATAACAAGCCTCAAACCAGGCCAGTACTTCTTCAGGCTAGGGACCTGAGGCAATGATATAGGTTTGCCAGCTCTACTCTGGTTCTCTCCTGCTGAGTAGAAACTAGAACCCAACACAAAGAGAAGGGGTGGGAAACGCAAGCTCCAGCAGTGACATGCAAAATattttttccccaattaatttttcttcgcCCCACATCCCATCCTCCCCAgtatcacctcagcactttttcCTTCAAAACCTCCCCTTCATAacaacacttttgtacacattgatttatattattactggtaataataataataatcccagatcatttttctacagaaatgttcagtccatgcttcaccactcaagaacctccagtgattgcccatccacctccgcttcaaacagaagctccttaccattggctttacagcactcaattaccttgccacctcctacctaaccttgctgctttcctactacaacccaacctgtgcacctcacttctctaatgccaacctactcactacctcaatctcgtctatcacgCCCTCAACCTCTCACCCTTGTCCTGCCCCTGGTCTGAAACACTCTCCAACTTCACACCCGACAAAtgatcattcttcccaccttcaaagccttatcgatggcacatctcctcaaagaggtcttccccgactaggtcctaatttcctcctctcccaaacccttatgCCTTGCCTTCGGATTTTATTTCCTTtattctctcctccctcagccccaaagtacgtatgtaaatatctgtaatttatttatattaatatctggccccccctctcgactgtaagctcgctgtgggcagggaacatgtctaccaactctgttatattatactctcccaagagcttagtacagtgctctgcacacactaagtgttcagtaaacatgactgattgatctggacTGAAGCCTGTCACATATTGCCTTTAAACTccctgctttcctattacaacacagcccgcacactttgctcctctaatgccaacctactcaatgcacctcattctcgtctatctcgccgacaatctcttgcccatgtcttgcctctcacctggaatgccctccctcttcacatctcacAATTAATCACCCCACACACCTtctaagtcttactgaaggcacatttcctccaagaggcctttcccgactaagccctcatttcctcttataccACTCCTATGTatcttgcccttgcacttggattttattCACATTAtactctcctccctcagccccacagcacttacgtacacatcagtaatttgtttatattaacatcccCTTCTTTACTatacgcttgctgtgggcagggaatgtgtctaccaactctgttgcactgtactctcccaagcgcttggtacagtgctctgcacacagtaagcgcttgataaatatgatcagttgattgactgactcactagaatttggggggagaaaaaaatgggGTGTCATAATATTGATAACCAGGTACAATGTTACTACTGGAAGTAGAGGCTCAGGTCTGGACCCCCTtctattttctatctacactcactcccttgtagaaccattcccaaatctacctctctggccctgacctctctcctcctttccagtcTCGCATTTATTTCTTCCTGACTTCAGGAtatttctacctggatgtccgccctGACCCACAagaacctcaaactaaacatgttcaaATTTGAACTTCTCACTTTCCTACGCAAACCCCATCCTTGCCATCGCTATaaaacaacaccactatcctccctctcacaagcccctaattgtggcattatccccaactcacctttctcattcaacctacatattcgatgtcaccaaatcctgtcagttctgtcttcacaatgttgctaaaatctgccctttcgtctccaaccaaactgctaccatgctgatctgagcacttaatcccaccttgaccactcagtctcctcactgacctccctgcctttccctgttccagtccatacttctctctactATCCAggatgtttttctaaaaaaattatttatctattttcaaGTCATttgctccctcttgactgtaagctccttgtaagcagggaacatgtctaccaacccttgtattctcccaagtgcttagtacaatgctctgcacacagtaagtgctcaaatacgataatgaattaattgctcaataaataccaatgattgattgtcaATGATTTGGACAGTTCCTTGACTGTCAATGATTTGGACAGTTCCTCCAGTGGGGCTTCCAGTTCTCTCCCAGGGAGTTAAAAGACGATATGGATTGAGGCTTGGTGAAGGGCCAGGAAACATAAGCAAACAGATTCACAGCCTAGCTCCACATTAAAATTATTAACAAGCTGAAAACCTGCAACTGAAGCAGAACACAGCTGACAGGCACGACCTGGGTATTCTGGGTTCGTCGTCCAGTATGGcccagtgaacagagcacaggcttgggagccagaagaacttgggttctaatcctggctccactacttgtctgctgtgtgaccttgagcaagtcacttaacttctctgtgcctcagttacctcacctgcaaaatggggattaagactgtgagccccatatgggacagggactatgtccaacctgattagctggtatcaaccccagtgctcagaacagtgtttgacacatagtaagtgcttaatgaacactttcactattattactattctcggGGGAGATGCCCCATCCTGCAGGGCAGTTCCAGGAGTGGAAGGCACCCACAAGCACGCATgcttgcacacacacatacacccacacaccccAGGAAGAGCAGTCACCAACTCTCCAGACAAATGGGTCCACAAAATACACAAAACACGTCGACATAAGCAcaggacatagactgtgaccgAGTATGGGCACATGCACAGAGAGACAGGGCACTCCATGTCTGTGTGGGATTCTTACAAGAGGAAACTCTACAAGGGCTGGTTGGCCCTGCCTCAGGCCCATGTCCTAAGCAGGGCCCTgtgtggtaagtgcttgacatTCTCTTCCCTGACGGCACGGAGCCTGGCTGGCCTGCTGTCACCAGCCAGCCTCCTTTCGGTACAGAAAAAGTCACTCAGCTATCCCCATCTGAAAtgcttctccatttcctttcAGGACTGACCTCCCTTTGGAGAAATACATGGCAGGAGTGGAAAGACAATAAAGTAACGTGCTCTGAGGAGCAGGAGAGACCGGGGCAGTGCCCCTAAAGTCGAGGGCAGGCCACCATATGACAATCACATGGGCCCGCCAGAACGTACCTTTCACTTCAATGGTGGCGTTTGCATTGGGAGCATTTTGGAACTGGTACACACAGTGGTATTCCCCTGAATCTTCAGCTCGGGGCTTTGGAATCCTGCAGAGAAGAAAACAGGGTGGTCACCACGCTGGACGGGAGGGGAGCGGGTGGGATGTTGGGGACAGAAAGAGCAAGCGGCCTGGTGCCCGGATCCTGGTATCCACAGCACCCGCCCCCAAAGCGCTTCTCCTTACCTGTGCTCGGTGTTGCTGACATTCTTCTTTGTGGCAGATAGTTCCTCCCCGTTCTTTGTCCAGTAACTCTGTAGGAGGATGTGGACGCTGGCGGTGAGGTTACACTGCAGAGTGATGGGGGAACTGGGGGAGTGAATGGTGATCTCCTCACTGGTGAGGATCTTCGGCTCTGAAACAAAAGTGCACAGGGACAGAGGGCCGTTAACCCCAGAGCCCAGCAGGGCCTGCCTAGGAAGGAGTCCGGAGGGGTGGGGttaggggttgtgggggggagggcgggggcgggagaAATGGGGAAGGGCAGACAGGACCACATGAAGAAGCTCACTTCACCAACTGAAGTCAAGAACATAAAAAATAATGTATATAAGCAGATGACTACTAGACGATAACAGTTTAAGGATCAGAACATAAGCTTTATTCCTTTGTTATTGCTGCAGAGGAACTGTTCCGCACTTTGAACACAACCTCTTTGGAACCATGAAGGAAATGCCTCAGGATAGAGCAGTTTTGCAGAAAAGCCTGGTGTTGGGTCTGCCCTGAAGCCTGGGGCATTTTTTTTATCTGAAAATACAATTTACTTCTAGATTGCCTGAGGCCTTGAACAGCTagctcttgggggtggggggggtgggcagaaggaggaggagaatagtaatcggtgatttttatttttttgtcttaAATCCACTCTTGTTCATCTTCTGTAAGGGTCCAGTTGGCCACATTACTTGGGAGGACACAAAGCGTCAAAGCTTCTGAGAAACCCGCACCACCTGCCCCATGAGGCCTGCCTGCCATGCTGCCTTCTTGCCTCTGAAGCCCCATTTGGAGAGTGGCtggtcctctctccctctcccaacccagCTTCCCCAAATCATGGAAGTGTGCAGGAATCCCATCCGATTAGCAGCCCACTTAAGAGACAAGGTGGGCTAACTGCTGAGGGCCCACCCTTATCCGGACACAGCAGTTGCCCAGAAGGAAATACACGCATCTCAAAAGAAGCATTTCTGAGTGCCATAAGGCTAAGAAAGGGTTGGGAACATTAGCCTCTAGGCCTCCCTGTTCTTCTCAGATCTAAACCACATTGGTACTCAACACTCCTTGCTGGTTGGAAAAAAGAGAACCCATCACTGTTCGTTGCATTTGAAATACTGGAGATGGATGGGTTTCAGAGCACAGATTTTTTCAAAGTCATACCATACCATCTGTGGAAGGCTCAACTGGAAAGCCCTTTGATAACAAGCGGGCATAATCCATAAAGAATAAGAGAGGCAACAGATTTGGCTTTTCCCTCTGAAATTTTCTTCCAACTTGGCTCCCCTCTCACTGCGGGTCAACTAGTATTCAGTGGCAAggttagaccataagccccaggAAGCCCTTCCTTCAAACCAACTGTTCAATTCTTTTATCTTCGTCTCCATGGAACTGCCACTCTTTTCCAGTCTCCTTCCCAACTCCAATAACATATTAAAATATAGATTTCCTCGCTCGTTTCTTCCCATCTGCCACTCC
This window harbors:
- the NPTN gene encoding neuroplastin isoform X1, producing MRVSCRLPPGPALPLSLLLLLVTGSLLPGPGAAQNAGFVKSPMSETKLTGDAFELYCDVVGSPTPEIQWWYAEVNRAESFKQLWDGARKRRVTINTAYGANGVSVLRVTRLNLEDSGTYECRASNDPRRNDLRQNPSITWIRAQATISVLQKPKILTSEEITIHSPSSPITLQCNLTASVHILLQSYWTKNGEELSATKKNVSNTEHRIPKPRAEDSGEYHCVYQFQNAPNANATIEVKASPDITGHKRSENKNEGQEAVMYCKSVGYPHPDWIWRKKENGVFMEITNTSGRFFITNKDNYTELSITNLRITEDPGEYECNATNAIGSASITTILRVRSHLAPLWPFLGILAEIIILVVIIVVYEKRKRPDEVPDDDEPAGPMKTNSTNNHKDKNLRQRNTN
- the NPTN gene encoding neuroplastin isoform X2 codes for the protein MRVSCRLPPGPALPLSLLLLLVTGSLLPGPGAAQNAGFVKSPMSETKLTGDAFELYCDVVGSPTPEIQWWYAEVNRAESFKQLWDGARKRRVTINTAYGANGVSVLRVTRLNLEDSGTYECRASNDPRRNDLRQNPSITWIRAQATISVLQKPKILTSEEITIHSPSSPITLQCNLTASVHILLQSYWTKNGEELSATKKNVSNTEHRIPKPRAEDSGEYHCVYQFQNAPNANATIEVKASPDITGHKRSENKNEGQEAVMYCKSVGYPHPDWIWRKKENGVFMEITNTSGRFFITNKDNYTELSITNLRITEDPGEYECNATNAIGSASITTILRVRSHLAPLWPFLGILAEIIILVVIIVVYEKRKRPDEVPDAGPMKTNSTNNHKDKNLRQRNTN